A genome region from Triticum aestivum cultivar Chinese Spring chromosome 2B, IWGSC CS RefSeq v2.1, whole genome shotgun sequence includes the following:
- the LOC123042317 gene encoding indole-3-acetic acid-induced protein ARG7: protein MAKCSKIRNIVWLRQTLRRWRSRAAARTAAGGGAGAVSVPAGHVAVCVGGSSRRFVVRAAHLNHPVFRELLRQAEEEYGFPSGASGACGPIALPCDEGLFEHVLRHLSSSSSAARFFTLDDIKSGAYSCCCAAAGDALPLLRGISSDKFVW from the coding sequence ATGGCGAAATGCAGCAAGATCCGCAACATCGTCTGGCTCAGGCAGACGCTTCGGCGGTGGCGGTCCCGCGCCGCGGCGCGCACGGCGGCTGGCGGAGGCGCCGGCGCCGTGTCGGTGCCGGCGGGGCACGTGGCGGTGTGCGTGGGCGGCTCGTCCCGGCGGTTCGTGGTGCGCGCGGCGCACCTGAACCACCCCGTCTTCCGGGAGCTGCTCAGGCAGGCGGAGGAGGAGTACGGGTTCCCCTCCGGCGCCTCCGGCGCGTGCGGCCCCATCGCGCTCCCCTGCGACGAGGGCCTCTTCGAGCACGTCCTCcgccacctctcctcctcctcgtccgccgcGCGGTTCTTCACCCTCGATGACATCAAGAGCGGCGCCTACTCGTGCTGCTGCGCGGCCGCCGGCGACGCGCTCCCGCTCCTCCGCGGCATCTCGTCCGACAAGTTCGTCTGGTGA